Proteins co-encoded in one Coregonus clupeaformis isolate EN_2021a chromosome 5, ASM2061545v1, whole genome shotgun sequence genomic window:
- the LOC121564090 gene encoding alpha-actinin-4 isoform X7 yields the protein MVDYHASNNQASSGGPSVYMDPREQENDWDRDLLLDPAWEKQQRKTFTAWCNSHLRKAGTQIENIEEDFRDGLKLMLLLEVISGERLPKPERGKMRVHKINNVNKALDYIAGKGVKLVSIGAEEIVDGNAKMTLGMIWTIILRFAIQDISVEETSAKEGLLLWCQRKTAPYKNVNVQNFHISWKDGLAFNALIHRHRPELIDYDKLRKDDPLTNLNNAFEVAEKYLDIPKMMDAEDIVNTARPDEKAIMTYVSSFYHAFSGAQKAETAANRICKVLAVNQENEHLMEDYEKLASDLLEWIRRTIPWLENRAPEKTMAEMQQKLEDFRDYRRVHKPPKVQEKCQLEINFNTLQTKLRLSNRPAFMPSEGRMVSDINGSWHNLEGAEKGYEEWMLNEIRRLERLDHLAEKFRQKATIHESWTDGKEAMLTQKDYETASLSEVKALLRKHEAFESDLAAHQDRVEQIAAIAQELNELDYYDSPSVNARCQKICEQWDALGSLTQSRRESLERTEKQLESIDELYLEYAKRAAPFNNWMEGAMEDLQDMFIVHNIEEIQGLITAHEQFKSTLPEANKEREAIQAIQAEVQKIAQYNGIKLSGGNPYTTITPKSIDNKWDKVEQLVPQRDRALQEELAKQQSNDHLRRKFATQANIVGPWIQTKMEEIGRISIEMNGTLEDQLVNLREYEQSIIEYKPNIDQLEGDHQLIQEALIFDNKYTAYTMEHLRVGWEQLLTTIARTINEIENQILTRDAKGISQEQLHEYRTSFNHFDKDHSGGLMAEEFKACLISLGYDVENNKTGDAEFARIMGIVDPNNSGVVTFQAFIDFMSRETTDTDTADQVIASFKILAADKNFITAEELRRELPPDQAEYCIARMAPYSGPDAKPGALDYMSFSTALYGESDL from the exons ACATTCACGGCCTGGTGCAACTCCCACCTGAGGAAAGCAGGCACGCAGATCGAGAACATCGAGGAGGACTTCAGGGATGGCCTCAAACTCATGCTCCTGCTGGAGGTCATCTCAG GGGAACGGTTACCTAAGCCCGAGAGAGGCAAGATGAGGGTCCACAAGATCAACAACGTCAACAAAGCACTGGACTACATCGCCGGCAAGGGTGTCAAGCTGGTGTCCATCGGTGCAGAGG aAATTGTGGATGGCAACGCCAAGATGACCCTGGGAATGATCTGGACAATCATCCTCCGCTTCGCCATCCAGGACATCTCTGTGGagg AGACTTCTGCCAAGGAGGGCCTGCTCCTGTGGTGCCAGAGGAAGACCGcgccctacaaaaatgtcaacgTGCAGAACTTCCACATCAG CTGGAAGGATGGCCTTGCCTTCAACGCTCTGATCCACAGACACAGGCCAGAGCTCATTGACTACGACAAGCTAAGGAAG GATGACCCCTTGACCAACCTGAACAATGCCTTTGAGGTGGCCGAGAAGTACCTGGACATCCCCAAGATGATGGACGCAGAAG ACATTGTGAACACTGCCCGTCCGGATGAGAAAGCCATAATGACCTATGTGTCCAGTTTCTACCATGCCTTCTCTGGAGCCCAGAAG GCTGAGACTGCAGCCAATAGGATCTGCAAGGTGCTGGCTGTCAACCAGGAGAATGAGCACCTGATGGAGGACTACGAGAAGCTGGCTAGTGAT CTGTTGGAATGGATCCGCCGGACCATCCCGTGGCTGGAGAACCGGGCTCCAGAGAAGACCATGGCCGAGATGCAGCAGAAGCTGGAGGACTTCCGAGACTACCGCCGCGTCCACAAGCCCCCCAAGGTGCAGGAGAAGTGTCAGCTGGAGATCAACTTCAACACCCTGCAGACCAAGCTGAGGCTGAGCAACAGGCCCGCCTTCATGCCCTCCGAGGGACGCATGGTGTCG GATATCAACGGGTCATGGCACAACCTGGAGGGGGCGGAGAAGGGCTACGAGGAGTGGATGCTCAACGAGATTCGTCGCCTGGAGAGACTTGACCACCTGGCCGAGAAGTTCCGTCAGAAAGCCACCATCCACGAGTCCTGGACCGATG gtAAGGAGGCCATGCTGACCCAGAAGGACTATGAGACTGCTAGCCTGTCGGAGGTAAAGGCTCTGCTGAGGAAACACGAGGCATTTGAGTCTGACCTGGCTGCCCACCAGGACCGTGTGGAGCAGATCGCTGCCATCGCACAGGAACTCAA TGAGCTGGACTACTACGACTCCCCGAGTGTGAACGCCCGCTGTCAGAAGATCTGTGAGCAGTGGGATGCCCTGGGCTCTCTCACCCAGAGCCGCAGGGAGTCTCTGGAG AGGACAGAGAAGCAGCTGGAGTCCATTGACGAGCTGTACCTGGAGTACGCCAAGAGAGCGGCGCCCTTCAACAACTGGATGGAGGGGGCCATGGAGGACCTGCAGGACATGTTCATCGTTCACAACATCGAAGAGATCCAG GGCCTAATCACAGCCCATGAGCAGTTCAAGTCTACCCTCCCAGAGGCCAACAAGGAGCGAGAGGCCATCCAGGCCATTCAGGCGGAGGTGCAGAAGATTGCCCAGTACAATGGCATCAAGCTGAGCGGGGGCAACCCCTACACCACCATCACCCCCAAGAGTATCGACAACAAGTgggacaag GTGGAACAGCTGGTGCCCCAGCGTGACCGGGCCCTGCAGGAGGAGCTGGCCAAGCAGCAGTCCAACGACCACCTGCGCCGCAAGTTTGCCACCCAGGCCAACATCGTCGGGCCCTGGATACAGACCAAAATGGAG gagaTTGGGCGGATATCCATTGAGATGAACGGCACTCTGGAGGACCAGCTGGTGAACCTGAGAGAGTATGAGCAGAGCATCATAGAGTACAAGCCCAACATCGACCAGCTCGAGGGAGACCATCAGCTCATCCAGGAGGCCCTCATCTTCGACAACAAATACACCGCCTACACTATGGAG cACCTGCGGGTGGGCTGGGAGCAGCTCCTCACCACCATCGCCCGCACCATCAACGAGATCGAGAACCAGATCCTGACCCGCGACGCCAAGGGCATCAGCCAGGAGCAGCTGCATGAGTACCGCACTTCCTTCAACCACTTTGACAAG GACCACAGCGGGGGCCTGATGGCTGAGGAGTTCAAGGCGTGCCTGATCAGCCTGGGCTACGATGTGGAGAATAACAAAACG GGCGATGCGGAGTTTGCCCGCATCATGGGCATAGTGGACCCCAACAACAGCGGCGTGGTCACCTTCCAGGCCTTCATAGACTTCATGTCCCGGGAGACCACGGACACAGACACAGCCGACCAGGTCATCGCCTCCTTCAAGATCCTGGCTGCAGACAAG aacTTCATCACGGCTGAGGAGCTGAGGCGGGAGCTGCCTCCAGACCAGGCGGAGTACTGCATCGCTCGCATGGCGCCCTACTCGGGCCCCGATGCAAAGCCCGGAGCCCTCGACTACATGTCCTTCTCCACCGCCCTCTACGGGGAGAGTGACCTCTAA